ATTTTATCACAGATTGTCGCTTGTTCAAGCAGTCTTTGTTAGCATTATTTCAGTGCAATTGATTGCAATGCTTCATCGTATGTCTTTTTATTGTtatgcacattttttttccttcttcttccctTTTTTGATTTGCACTACTGCATTATCAATGTCTGAATATTTTTTCTTGTTCTAATTCGCATATTGAGTAGTTGGTGAGGATCACCTTGCTCAACCTTATACTTCTACTGTATACCTTCCTGAATTTTTGCTGTGTTCTTCAATAAGGCGCACTTGCATTATTGAAGCTTCCCTCTAGAATGCTTTGCATATGAGGGTATGTgtatggaatgaatgaatgaatgaatgaatgatgcaAGCATCAAGAGTAAGCTATATCTTTGCACTTACCCCTTTTTTAATATGCGGTTTGCTTCCAGAACAAACATGTTCAAATTGGTTCCCATCAACGACAGACAAAACACAGCAACGTCAACAGTTTGACTGGGCAGAGGAAGctggaaagagaaaaatgaaaggtTCTGAATGTTTGCAGAATATGTTCATTCACTTAGAATCTGATAACACAGATGTGAACAAGACCATTAAGCTAATGCGATGCGACTTCAACGAAGCAGTACATCATTGATCTACATTTTAGCACACTCGACCACAAGAAAAACTGAAATAATGTGCACAGTAATCACACATATGCATTATGATAAGAGTGAGCTCACTTTTCAGTGAGGCGTCTTAAAAACCACCTTTGCATGTCCAAAGACCTGCAGCTTTCTTGCATTCTTTTGCATTCCTTTACCATCTTTCATACACCTTTTTGCTTTCCTTTGCATGCCCAGTAGCTTGCAATCTCCAACTTTGAGGGCGTGAAACCTAGATTTTCCATGCACCTTCACTCATTCTCCAATTGCCTATCATTATTGCAAAGGACATAGTCAAAGATAGCCTTAccatagttaaaaaaaaaagcttatgatGTAAGACTAGTGCTCCATCTATACTcgatctcagaagttcccttcagcgcTGTGAAGGCTTCAGGGgtccttagccaataggaagggcgattaGCCCCTCCACATGTATTCAATTCATCCGCGTCAcatcgtctgctcggcgtctccCTGATGTCTGCTCGCACGCGTAGGGTGAGTAAAGCGAACAGACAGCatcgccgaaaaagaaaaaaaatggctgcacCCATCGCAGCTGGTGCCCTCCGCTTGAATCAACTCGTCATCCTGCGCTGTATGACCCGCAAGTTACAAACTGATGCATGTATTTGCTTTAGGTTAATGTGCTGACGCTTTGACAGCAATGTAACCTTGACTATAGTGTGTGAATTCCAAGAACCATTATCAAATTCTTGGCGCACTGGGCTTAGCAAGTGTGGCTAAACAACAGGTGATCTTGCAAATAGCGACAAAATGTACCCGATGTTTGGTCCTCAGAGtcagatggcacaaagcgatggctcatttcaccatttatttgttgctgccaGTGAAGTCGGCGAATAGTAAGCGCAAGTTCAGATCGAAGcaggcggtcgcgtctgcatgggcgctgccatttTTATTCGTAACAACAGTTACCAGCGGTTACTGATACAACAATTGAAAGCACGTGTCATAACTACGAAGAAGAATAAACATACCACGCACCGATGTGACGTAACACCTGCCAAACAAgtgcaaatgtctcaaccctgccaattgcaaggtaattatatctggaactatgttttgctgcgcaagtggGTTACACCCTGTagccttggtagtgctgaacggtagttgtgagatggagtatagagtTCTCTCTCTTCATTATTTCTATTGTGTCATGGTGACTTTCTACTACGTCAATTACTGAATACAACTCTGCAACTGCAGACACAGTGTTGTAACATGGATTGAGTTGCATGTCAACAAATGCATGGTTTTGTTGCTGCCATTGGCTCTCGTTCTTGATTTTCATCTTCAGCCACAATATATCAAAACAGGGAAACAAACAGGGTTCACTGGGCTGTGGACAGTTAATTACTTAAGTACACACATGTGGCACAGTCAGCTTCCTGCGTTACAAAATTTTTATACCCTGCTTCTCTCACATTTCCTGTATATGCATTCTCTGTCTAGCCTGGACTACCGCAGGACTGGGAAAGCAAAGGCTGCCAAAACTCACCATGAGAAACATGCCTGACAAGCACAGTTTAGTGAAAACCGCTTGTAAAATCTCTTTAAATATGGACTGTTTTGAAAAACTGCATGCAGCATCTTGATTAAGGTATCAGCTTTCACAGCATTAAAGagaccctgcaacacctttttatGTTTTGGTCACCTTACTTTTGGACCCTGTCACCTCACGAATTTCAtgccacaaaatttttttcatgatCATCTAATATAACTGGAGTTATCCATAAGacccctttctctctcctttcatcgCCACGAGTGCACTGGAAGCGATGCTTGGGTATGGcaaggggcataggtcggcaaaaattttggagctcactcagactcactcaagaaatatattttgctgtgacgctcactcggactcagattcaccgcaattttcctcaaccgaactgcACTCAGACACACCTAAACCTTTTcttaaccagactcactcggactcaatctcaccaacattttgctcagtcggagctcactgagactcagactcacggcttgacctcaGCCTGAGTGAATTGACTCATGAGTCTGCTGGCATGAAGTGAGCTATTCctgatcatggtgtaaatgctcttgaaTGCCAATATCTCAAATAATGGGTGCTACACCTTTgggtcttgtaccttcaaatactagATTTCAAGGGTTTCAATCTAGTAAGGACGTTattatgaaatatgcgactcacacgacATATTTCTATTAAGAAAGTCTCGTGAAAGAGTTGGGAGGTTTTAGTacctcctcccccacccccttacTTACGGCTCTGACCAATCATTGAGGTgttgcatgaacgctagtgcgtcgAGGTGTATGGGAATAGatctgagtataaacgtaagccgatataaggctgatagtaatacaGATAGCTGAGTGGAtaggatcataggtcggcaattaaaggtggagctcactcagtctcactcatgaaatatattttgcgtttagggctcactcggactcacactcaccaatattttcctcaaccggactcactcggactcagcctcACGCAAATTTTTTTAAACCGGACTGACTCgggctcacactcaccaaaatatgactcacccagactcactcagactcagactcacagctcgatctgagtctgaatgagtgagtgagtcaactcatgagtgagtttgtggACCTCTGGCAAGGGAACAATGCACCACCCAAAATTTACGCTGCTGCAAGACACAGCATtgagaattttcttttttttttctttctttgaccaTGTTGGTCACTACTTCTGGTTCAGACATGCATGGTGTCGGCATGTGGTAGCCAATACATGCCAAGCCCAATTGCTGTATAATTGGTGATGACATTGTGAAGAAAAGGGCAAGCAATTACTGGCTgtttatgacaaaaaaaaattaagtttcCTACTGACGACAGTGAAATAATATTTGGCGTGTTCAGAGGAGCATGGTTAACAACATTtccaacattaaaaaaatgttAAGTGACAACTTACAAATGCTATGCATTCTTATTTTTAAAGTAAAACATTGACCATATGTGTACATTAACTTGTGTTGTACTTCGCGGTTCCTGCATACTACCGTTCAATGCATATAGTTATGCTGCATTTGCAGCAATTGGCTATGTGTTACTGTAATCACTGGGAAATATGCATGACCTTACTACTCCGTTTCAGTCTGTCTGGAATGCCCAAGCGACAGGGGCGGTTTCTTTTTCACCAAGCTTCATTCCACAGGACTCTTATATAGCATATGTTGTATTGTCGCATTCTCTAAACAAATACAATAAAATAACCACCAGGAATGTTACCTTACACGATTAGATGCTTGGAAAAATAAATGGCAATGTGCGAACATCGCATTGTGTAAGGGAAAAGGTTTTTCACTCTTAGATGTGTTGTTAAAGCATTTAAATTGTGCTCACCTTGTGAACACGTCAAGCAGTTaatttttccgcatgataatttGTAATGAGTGCATTACCAAAAGTACCTTCAACATGGGCATCCAAAggtggggggcaagggggggcagctgcttTCCCTAGAATTTCGAATAATATCTTCTATGCAgcagcaataagctacacagcttgattagcacactcaggtcccgcatATCTGCATGAAACAGACTTCAGGATTGCCAGACAACTTTGCATGTTACAccctactgactaatcttgccggtcatgtcatggcagtgaaaaaaaagctgcctCTGCTAAATGCCCCTTCCCCCCTGAACCCCCCgaggatgcacccccctgcaaaaagctGTGCAGACGTCCTTGACCTCCAATGTGCTGCAGCCTAATGGCATGTAGCTTCATTGATTTGTTTTAAAAGTGCACTGAACGCTATTGTTCCTTCTCGCTTCGCAAGCTTTTCAACGATGCACGTGCAGCTGAGGGTGGGAAACGGTTAGGTGGAGTAACAAAATTATGAAATTCGCGgtcataaaatggaatcagcttgtGCAGGACAAGGTGAGCTAGAGATCATTGGGGGAGGCTTTTGTCCTGCAGTAGACATgataggctgatgatgacaaTGCAGATGATGACATATTCTATATTCGATTCAATATTCGAAAGGTAGTCCTTTGCCTTACTTTTACTGGATTCCTACTagaaaatttactattcgcacatcccCTAATATTAAGCAATCAGCTGGCTGTGCACCATAGTAAAGGGAAGCTGCCAAATCCTATTGTACTAACAAGAATAATTTACAGAACACCTAGCAATGTAATTattaatgtgatttttttttacaagagcAGCTTGGTGAAGACACCAACAAACTTACCTTACTCATGTCACAGACCTGTGACATGGCCATTCAAAGCAACAATATCAAAAGAATGGACCTTGTTGCTTGTGAGCTCCTGTGCTATCTTCGCTTCACCACAGCCTAGGTCAGCAATAACAGTTGACTTTGGCCTAAAGAAAGCATGGAAATGAGCTATTAGCTTCACGGCAGCACCTGCCGTTAAATGTGATTGACAATTTACATACAGCATAACAATAAGCAATGTTATTAGCCTGACTTTATAATGCACACTTAAGCTTTTAGTGGTGAGTTGGAAAGCATCATCAACAAACAACACAGGAATACTGCCATATGAGCATTGGTGCCCATTAGGTCAAAGAGGCATCAGGCTTATACCAGATTAGCTTCACATGAAAAATGGCATTAATGCGAGTAGATGGGCTAACAAATCCGCTCTTCAGTAGTGATGCAGCCTTGTGGGCTCACTTTTGGAGAGCATTTCACTTGCTGTTAATTGATCAACCAAAACATAGCTGCGCAGTACTACAGTGCTTTTTGACAATGCCACAACTGAAACATTCAGCCAAAGTATGATGAATACCTAACAAGAGATATCGAACACAGAAAGATGGAGACTTGAGTTCATCAACAGTAGGTGCAGAAGGGAAACCCAGTAAGCTAAAAGCAAGCCTTCTTACGAGAGGGCTTGTCTTTGTCACCACAATGAAAACAAGTCCTTTTATTAAAATTCTTACGCCTACTCGAAACTTCGCTGACCAGGTTTGCCAACTGCTGACCATTTCACAATGCACATCTGTCATGCAGGATCTCATTAGCCAGTAGCGATGCATTAAACTTGGAATAAAGGACAATGGGTATACAGACAAGCATTGCCATGTCCTGAACCTCTCACTTCCTTTGTTCCAAATTTAGCACACTAATCAGTTACCAGGAAACTTCAGAGAAAACTAGCCCCAGGCTATATTTCACTGCCATTCTAAGCTGAATGCTGCCCGAAGTTTTGCAACACGAAGCAAGTGGAATGAAACCTACATGCTATGCAAGCTTTCAATGATGACATCCACAGGATTTACCGGCCACTTGGATACTTGTTGCTCGAAGCCTTCATGGTAAACCTGAAATGACTGAGGATCACTTTCAAATGACTGCACTGCATCGTCACTTGCTGTTGTGTACAGTTCTTCATTAAGCATACGAAACTGCGCTGCTCGTATTCTTGCAAGTGCCCACTCACGAACATCAGCAGATGATGCTAGGGAAAAAGCATGTCTCTTTTTACTTTTAGCCTTCCCAGTGGTCAAGCTTGGGTCGAGTTGCTTCCCAACTATCTGTGGTCCTTGTGAAACATTTTTCTGTGTGCCAATGCCAACGGCTGTGTTAGGTGCACTTGACGGTGAATTTATTATCTCTCTCCTCTAATGTGAAGTCACTTAAGGACTTGCGTGCTTCTTCTTCGGCGGACGATGGTTCCTTGATCCTTCGTTTAGTCCTTTGCTTTTTGACCTTGTGTTCGTTAGCTGACAATGACGACGTATTCTGAGGGTATGCACCAGAACTTCCCTCAGCCGACGTTTCGTCTTTTTCtgatgacttccttttcttcttttttcttttcttttttcgtttctcgTTTTCCGTAACTTCACTGGCGCTCTCCCGTACCGGACACTTGGCGACTCGAGACGAGCCGGTGTTCATCTCCTCTGGCTCCAAGCCCCTCAAGATCGACGTAACACCACTTCTAAGCTCTTCGATTAGCTTGGCCTCATCTGCGTCGCCTATCGCCGGCTTTTTCATTTGGCAGGTCGCCCTTTTCTTACGCTCGCGAGGCCGCGCAGCGCCGACATTACCTTCAACTCTAGTTTCTcgtctcgctttctttttcttttcggtgAATTCACTCGCCTGGTCAAATCCCTTACGCT
This window of the Rhipicephalus sanguineus isolate Rsan-2018 chromosome 2, BIME_Rsan_1.4, whole genome shotgun sequence genome carries:
- the LOC119382496 gene encoding LOW QUALITY PROTEIN: uncharacterized protein LOC119382496 (The sequence of the model RefSeq protein was modified relative to this genomic sequence to represent the inferred CDS: deleted 1 base in 1 codon), translated to MKKPAIGDADEAKLIEELRSGVTSILRGLEPEEMNTGSSRVAKCPRREIINSPSSAPNTAVGIGTQKNVSQGPQIVGKQLDPSLTTGKAKSKKRHAFSLASSADVREWALARIRAAQFRMLNEELYTTASDDAVQSFESDPQSFQVYHEGFEQQVSKWPVNPVDVIIESLHSMPKSTVIADLGCGEAKIAQELTSNKVHSFDIVALNGHVTVCDMSKLPLPSQTVDVAVFCLSLMGTNLNMFVLEANRILKKGGTLKIAEVKSRFSTTQGFAKTMKKFGFELEHLDESNKMFVLFDFKKIRSTTAHPHLPTLKLMPCLYKKR